The bacterium DNA segment TAACTCCATAAGGACAGTTGCGAACACAATTTCCACATCCTATGCAGGAGTCTTGTATAACAACTTCTCCATCTGCCATCCGAATCAACGCATCGGGAGGACAATCAATCATACAAAGCGGATTTTCGCAGTGCCTACACGATACTGGTATTTGGAGTGAGTCGTAGTTCTTTCCTCCCTTTCTATCCAAACGACTATACCCCGAATGTGTCGCGGCACACGCAGATTCACAATTGTCGCATCCCACGCAGAGATCCGAATCGATGAGCAATACATTTTCAGCATCGGTAACACCTTGGCTAACGACAAAATCCAGTAGCTTCCCAGAATCCGTATCTCGAGTATTCGAAAGATTCTGCACTTGCCGTTCACGAACAAGCTGAGCTACTCGGTTTCGAACCTGCGGATTGTCTTGCAAAAGCGCTCTGAACAACTCTTTCTGAATAACAATCGTC contains these protein-coding regions:
- a CDS encoding 4Fe-4S dicluster domain-containing protein; amino-acid sequence: TIVIQKELFRALLQDNPQVRNRVAQLVRERQVQNLSNTRDTDSGKLLDFVVSQGVTDAENVLLIDSDLCVGCDNCESACAATHSGYSRLDRKGGKNYDSLQIPVSCRHCENPLCMIDCPPDALIRMADGEVVIQDSCIGCGNCVRNCPYGVIQMVYDRPATGSRGFFDWLFSSSSRSVEEASTGGAKAGKCDMCRSLEGGPACVRACPTGAAMRVNPNKMLRIVSERRQEA